A region from the Inhella inkyongensis genome encodes:
- a CDS encoding LysR substrate-binding domain-containing protein, with product MDRLHQIQVFVAVVDANGFAGAARKLNLSPPAVTRAINELEASLGARLLTRTTRVVRVTEAGERYAQDCRRILADLSEADESVTGLHGAPRGLITLTAPVLFGSLVVTPIVTEYLSLNPQVQANCWFLDRVVNMMEEGVDVAVRIGELPDSSLQAIRVGSVRRVIVASPDYLKRHGRPQQPQDLADHALIAAMGVTPTPEWKMHRDGETQSVKLQARLSTSSNEAALQAVRSGFGITRLLSYQVATDLAEGRLERLLVDWEPPALPVHVLHREGRYASQKSRGFIDLAVSRLRAHPAIHAE from the coding sequence GTGGACCGTCTGCATCAGATTCAGGTTTTTGTTGCCGTGGTGGACGCCAATGGCTTTGCCGGTGCGGCGCGCAAGCTCAATCTGTCGCCACCGGCCGTCACCCGCGCCATCAACGAACTGGAAGCCAGCCTGGGCGCCCGGCTGCTGACCCGCACCACCCGGGTGGTGCGGGTGACCGAAGCCGGTGAGCGCTATGCGCAGGACTGTCGGCGCATCCTGGCCGATCTGAGCGAGGCCGACGAGTCGGTCACCGGCCTGCATGGCGCGCCCCGCGGATTGATCACGCTGACCGCCCCGGTGCTGTTCGGCTCGCTGGTGGTGACCCCCATCGTCACCGAGTACCTGAGCCTGAACCCGCAGGTGCAGGCCAATTGCTGGTTCCTGGACCGCGTGGTCAACATGATGGAAGAAGGCGTGGACGTGGCGGTGCGCATTGGCGAGTTGCCGGACTCCTCGCTGCAGGCCATCCGCGTCGGCAGCGTGCGCCGGGTCATCGTGGCCAGCCCCGATTACCTGAAGCGGCACGGCCGCCCACAACAACCGCAGGACCTGGCCGACCATGCCCTGATTGCCGCCATGGGCGTCACTCCGACCCCCGAGTGGAAGATGCACAGAGACGGCGAGACGCAGAGCGTGAAATTGCAGGCCCGCCTGAGCACCAGCAGCAATGAGGCCGCACTGCAGGCGGTGCGCAGTGGCTTTGGCATCACGCGCTTGCTGTCCTATCAGGTGGCGACCGACCTGGCCGAGGGCCGACTGGAGCGCCTGCTGGTGGATTGGGAGCCGCCTGCCCTGCCTGTGCATGTGCTGCACCGCGAGGGCCGCTATGCCTCGCAAAAGAGCCGCGGCTTCATCGATCTGGCCGTCTCACGCCTGCGCGCCCATCCGGCCATCCATGCCGAGTAA
- a CDS encoding glutathione S-transferase family protein has translation MNPKALNMIDVYYAPTPNGIKIPIALEELGVPYRLIPVNLSTNEQKRPEFLQINPNGRIPAIVDPDGPDCEPISVFESGAILQYLAEKFGGLLPKNPRERIRAFEYLYFQIGGVGPMFGQAGWFMRQPEKVAVGIERYQNESRRLTAVLETRLQQSPWLAGDEFSIADIAHFGWLRVASYAGVDLKDYTAVQAWVQRIGERPAVQRALAR, from the coding sequence ATGAACCCGAAAGCCTTGAACATGATCGACGTCTACTACGCCCCCACCCCCAACGGCATCAAGATCCCCATTGCACTCGAAGAGCTGGGCGTGCCCTACCGGCTGATCCCGGTGAATCTCTCGACCAACGAACAAAAGCGCCCCGAGTTCCTGCAGATCAACCCGAACGGCCGCATCCCGGCCATCGTGGATCCCGACGGCCCCGACTGTGAGCCGATCTCGGTGTTCGAGTCCGGCGCCATCCTGCAGTACCTGGCCGAGAAATTCGGTGGCCTGCTGCCCAAGAACCCGCGCGAGCGCATCCGCGCCTTCGAGTACCTGTACTTTCAGATCGGCGGCGTGGGCCCGATGTTCGGCCAGGCCGGCTGGTTCATGCGCCAGCCCGAAAAAGTCGCCGTGGGCATCGAGCGCTACCAGAACGAAAGTCGGCGCCTCACCGCCGTGCTGGAAACCCGTCTGCAGCAATCGCCCTGGTTGGCGGGTGACGAGTTTTCCATTGCCGACATCGCCCACTTTGGCTGGCTGCGCGTGGCGTCCTACGCCGGGGTGGACCTGAAGGACTACACGGCAGTGCAGGCCTGGGTGCAGCGGATTGGCGAGCGTCCGGCGGTGCAGCGCGCGCTGGCGCGCTGA
- a CDS encoding GAF domain-containing protein, whose translation MKRLLSGAGAIGAVSAILVLAGLAAWAAAVGLQAAEQRQALVDLSVQTQREADALLGRTLAGRAMGAMLLAGQMDGAVQSAARAPAALRAEAGARLSEALETLARSVEADAAWVLNEQGMVVGVWDIAAEGAGRKALGQTWRQQPHVLMAREQVESVYASRGEGGRELQLAAPIYAESGNYSAVQGVLLMRLPLAQMDRTLALAAELALLVSPAGEVFAASRPDLQGLRLAAVTDPLGPGWLRAEAELAWNDVQGPWRLLLLRQTPLHSPLSLGLVALVFVGVAALAFALWRAMRHEAARRAAVAQQAETAELLAQRARWQTEVASLGSKLQQSREVGALAQCFFEGLADLMPVHQASLYRSAPGQSLRLLAQWGGGQVPDQIELGQGLVGECAQSQQALWLEAPPPQYWTLRTGLYEGSARALVVLPVMRAGSLVAVLELAALHSELLAHRATLEALLPVLAVNLEAALEAAPRRGDA comes from the coding sequence ATGAAGCGATTGCTTTCAGGTGCCGGCGCGATCGGGGCCGTGAGCGCCATCTTGGTGTTGGCGGGTCTGGCGGCCTGGGCCGCCGCCGTGGGTTTGCAAGCGGCCGAACAGCGGCAGGCGCTGGTCGACTTGAGTGTGCAGACACAGCGTGAGGCCGATGCCCTGTTGGGGCGCACATTGGCCGGCCGTGCCATGGGCGCCATGCTGCTGGCGGGGCAGATGGACGGCGCGGTGCAAAGCGCGGCGCGCGCCCCGGCCGCCCTGCGGGCCGAGGCCGGTGCACGACTCAGCGAGGCCCTGGAGACCCTGGCGCGCAGCGTCGAGGCCGATGCCGCCTGGGTGCTCAATGAGCAGGGCATGGTGGTGGGCGTATGGGATATCGCCGCCGAGGGCGCCGGTCGCAAGGCCCTGGGGCAGACCTGGCGCCAGCAGCCCCATGTGCTGATGGCGCGCGAGCAGGTGGAGTCGGTCTATGCCAGCCGCGGGGAGGGCGGGCGTGAGCTGCAACTGGCCGCACCGATCTATGCCGAGTCGGGCAACTACTCCGCCGTCCAGGGCGTTCTGCTGATGCGCCTGCCGCTTGCGCAGATGGATCGCACCCTGGCATTGGCGGCCGAGCTGGCCTTGCTGGTCTCACCCGCCGGCGAGGTGTTTGCCGCCTCACGGCCGGACTTGCAAGGCCTGCGCCTGGCCGCGGTGACCGATCCGCTGGGGCCAGGCTGGCTGCGTGCCGAGGCCGAACTGGCCTGGAACGATGTGCAAGGGCCGTGGCGGCTGCTGTTGCTGCGCCAGACGCCGCTGCATTCGCCGCTCAGCTTGGGTTTGGTGGCCTTGGTTTTTGTGGGCGTGGCGGCGCTGGCCTTCGCGTTATGGCGCGCCATGCGCCATGAAGCGGCACGCCGGGCAGCGGTGGCCCAGCAGGCCGAGACCGCCGAACTCCTGGCCCAGCGGGCCCGCTGGCAGACCGAGGTGGCGAGCCTGGGGTCCAAGCTGCAGCAGAGCCGCGAGGTGGGGGCGCTGGCCCAGTGCTTCTTTGAGGGGCTGGCTGATTTGATGCCGGTGCACCAGGCCAGCCTTTACCGGTCTGCGCCCGGCCAGTCACTGCGTTTGCTGGCGCAGTGGGGCGGCGGGCAGGTGCCGGACCAGATCGAGCTGGGCCAGGGTTTGGTGGGCGAATGCGCCCAGAGTCAGCAGGCGTTGTGGTTGGAGGCTCCGCCGCCTCAGTACTGGACCCTGCGCACCGGTCTTTACGAGGGCTCGGCCCGAGCCCTGGTGGTGCTGCCGGTGATGCGGGCCGGCAGCTTGGTGGCGGTCCTGGAGCTGGCGGCGCTGCACAGCGAGTTGCTCGCGCATCGGGCCACCTTGGAGGCCTTATTGCCCGTGCTGGCGGTCAATCTGGAGGCTGCCCTGGAGGCGGCCCCGAGGAGGGGGGATGCTTGA
- a CDS encoding dihydrolipoyl dehydrogenase, producing the protein MQELSVDVAIIGTGTAGMGAYRGARQHTESVLAIESGPYGTTCARVGCMPSKLLIAAAEAAHAVAAAPGFGVNVLGVQVDGRAVMQRVRAERDRFVGFVTESVDGWPTAHKLRGHARFVAPGVLEVQDQGSGRSTRVRAARIVIATGSEPVIEPRWQQVLGDRLIRNDEVFDWQELPRAVLVLGAGVIALELAQALHRLGVRVRLIGRSQRVGPLTDPALQALSREILGAEIPMHLGLAQPDLRREGDEVVLTVAGQEERFDWVLAAAGRRPRLQGLGLELSGLPLDAQGVPLFDRHTGQVGSQPVFIAGDANAELQLLHEAADEGRIAGDNAGRWPDVRVRPRRAPLAVVFSDPQIMLAGQSHAELLRAGVAFETGRVSFADQGRSRVMRKNQGGLHLYADKDSGRLLGAEMIGPAAEHLGHLLSWSVQRGDTVQQMLDSPFYHPVVEEGLRTALRDLQRALRMGPPPIERCLDCGPGA; encoded by the coding sequence ATGCAAGAACTGAGCGTTGATGTCGCCATCATTGGCACCGGCACGGCCGGCATGGGGGCCTACCGCGGTGCGCGCCAGCACACCGAAAGCGTCCTCGCCATCGAAAGCGGCCCCTACGGCACCACCTGCGCGCGGGTGGGCTGCATGCCCAGCAAGCTGCTGATTGCCGCCGCCGAGGCCGCCCATGCCGTGGCCGCCGCTCCGGGCTTTGGTGTGAACGTGCTGGGCGTGCAGGTCGACGGCCGGGCCGTGATGCAGCGCGTGCGCGCCGAGCGCGATCGCTTTGTCGGCTTCGTCACCGAGTCGGTTGACGGCTGGCCGACCGCGCACAAGCTGCGTGGCCACGCCCGCTTTGTGGCGCCCGGCGTGCTGGAGGTGCAGGATCAGGGGAGTGGCCGCTCCACCCGCGTGCGCGCCGCGCGCATCGTCATTGCTACAGGCTCCGAGCCGGTGATCGAGCCGCGCTGGCAGCAGGTGCTGGGCGACCGCCTGATCCGCAACGACGAAGTGTTTGACTGGCAGGAACTGCCGCGCGCCGTGCTGGTGCTGGGCGCCGGCGTCATTGCCTTGGAGTTGGCGCAAGCCCTGCACCGGTTGGGTGTGCGAGTGCGGCTGATTGGCCGTAGCCAGCGCGTGGGGCCGCTGACCGACCCGGCACTGCAGGCCCTGAGCCGCGAGATCCTGGGCGCCGAGATCCCCATGCACCTGGGCCTGGCCCAGCCTGATTTGCGCCGCGAGGGCGACGAGGTGGTGCTGACCGTGGCCGGCCAGGAGGAGCGCTTTGACTGGGTGCTGGCTGCCGCCGGCCGCCGCCCGCGCTTGCAAGGCCTGGGGCTGGAGCTCAGCGGCCTGCCGCTGGACGCGCAGGGCGTGCCGCTGTTTGACCGCCACACGGGTCAGGTGGGCTCGCAGCCCGTCTTCATCGCTGGCGACGCCAATGCCGAGCTGCAACTGCTGCATGAGGCCGCCGACGAAGGTCGCATCGCCGGCGACAACGCCGGCCGCTGGCCCGATGTGCGCGTGCGCCCCCGCCGTGCGCCGCTGGCCGTGGTGTTTTCCGATCCGCAAATCATGCTGGCGGGCCAGAGCCATGCTGAGCTGCTGCGCGCCGGGGTGGCCTTCGAGACCGGCCGTGTCAGCTTTGCCGACCAAGGCCGCAGCCGCGTGATGCGCAAGAACCAGGGCGGCCTGCACCTCTACGCAGACAAGGACAGTGGCCGGCTGTTGGGCGCCGAAATGATCGGCCCCGCCGCCGAGCATCTGGGCCACCTGCTCAGCTGGAGCGTGCAGCGCGGCGACACCGTGCAGCAGATGCTGGACAGCCCCTTCTATCACCCGGTGGTCGAAGAGGGCCTGCGCACCGCCCTGCGTGACCTGCAGCGCGCGCTGCGCATGGGCCCGCCGCCCATTGAACGCTGCCTGGACTGCGGTCCTGGCGCATGA
- a CDS encoding PhzF family phenazine biosynthesis protein codes for MPATPYFHVDVFGTRPLTGNGLAVFVHTDAWSAPAMQALTQEMKQFESIFLSEIGPQGARARVFTVEEELPFAGHPVLGAAVVLHRLLSPEAAQAEWVLQLPLGPLTVRTQRAEAHHRAEMNQGRAAIGEAIDSKVLGPILAALGLGPQALVAGLAARVMSTGLPYLVLPVQAQALDQVAFSGQNLEPLLAVLGAKFVFLLDPVGREVRTWDNLGRVEDVATGSAAGPAAAYLWLAGLAEPDAPVLLAQGRFAGRASQLQVRRDPAGDLWVSGEVWPMAQGTLEIPASELQD; via the coding sequence ATGCCTGCGACTCCCTACTTCCACGTCGACGTATTCGGCACCCGCCCCCTGACCGGCAATGGCCTGGCGGTGTTTGTGCACACCGACGCCTGGTCGGCGCCGGCCATGCAGGCCCTGACGCAGGAGATGAAGCAGTTCGAGTCGATCTTCCTGTCCGAGATCGGCCCCCAAGGTGCCCGGGCGCGCGTCTTCACGGTGGAGGAGGAGTTGCCCTTTGCCGGACATCCGGTGCTGGGGGCGGCGGTGGTGCTTCACCGCCTGCTCAGCCCCGAGGCGGCGCAGGCCGAATGGGTGCTGCAGTTGCCCCTTGGGCCGCTGACGGTGCGCACGCAAAGAGCGGAAGCGCATCACCGGGCCGAAATGAACCAGGGCCGGGCGGCCATCGGCGAGGCGATTGATTCCAAGGTCCTGGGGCCCATCCTGGCGGCGCTGGGCCTTGGCCCGCAGGCCTTGGTGGCGGGCCTGGCCGCACGCGTGATGTCCACCGGCCTGCCCTATCTGGTGCTGCCGGTGCAGGCCCAGGCCCTGGACCAAGTGGCCTTCAGCGGCCAGAACCTGGAGCCATTGCTGGCCGTGCTGGGGGCCAAATTCGTCTTCCTGCTGGACCCCGTCGGGCGCGAGGTCCGCACCTGGGACAACCTGGGGCGGGTCGAGGATGTCGCCACCGGCAGCGCGGCCGGCCCGGCCGCGGCCTATCTGTGGCTGGCCGGGCTGGCGGAGCCGGACGCCCCCGTGCTGCTGGCCCAAGGCCGCTTTGCCGGGCGAGCCAGCCAGCTGCAAGTGCGCCGCGACCCGGCTGGCGATCTCTGGGTCAGCGGCGAGGTCTGGCCGATGGCCCAGGGGACGCTGGAGATCCCCGCGTCCGAACTGCAGGATTGA
- a CDS encoding response regulator, whose translation MLDRATVLVVDDTPDNLSLMHGLLRQDYRVRVANHGEKALRIVQEEPPDLILLDVMMPELDGYEVCRRIKAMPEARELPIIFLTAKSQVADEELGFSLGAVDYITKPISPPIVLARVRTHLLLKRSHDFLRDKAAYLEAEVARRSAELAAIQDVTILAMASLAETRDNDTGNHIRRTQHYVRVLALALQRHPDYAAELSDTMVDLLYKSAPLHDIGKVGIPDHILLKPGPFVDDEFEHMKSHARLGRDAIEAAERQLGRPVPFLRVAKEIAYSHQEKWDGSGYPEGLRGTAIPLGARLMALADVYDALISRRCYKAPMTHAQAAAILRAGRGSHFDPAVVDAFDATEAEFERIAAQYSD comes from the coding sequence ATGCTTGATCGAGCGACCGTGCTGGTGGTGGATGACACCCCGGACAACCTCAGCCTGATGCATGGGCTGTTGCGTCAGGACTACCGGGTGCGCGTGGCCAACCATGGCGAGAAGGCGCTACGCATCGTGCAAGAGGAGCCGCCGGACCTGATCTTGCTGGATGTGATGATGCCCGAGCTCGATGGCTATGAGGTGTGCCGGCGCATCAAGGCCATGCCCGAGGCCCGTGAGCTGCCCATCATTTTCTTGACCGCCAAGAGCCAGGTGGCGGATGAGGAGTTGGGCTTTTCGCTCGGTGCGGTGGACTACATCACCAAGCCCATCAGCCCGCCCATCGTGTTGGCCCGGGTACGCACGCATCTGCTGCTCAAGCGCAGCCACGACTTCCTGCGCGACAAGGCGGCCTATCTGGAGGCCGAGGTGGCACGCCGCAGCGCCGAACTCGCGGCGATTCAGGACGTGACCATCCTGGCCATGGCCTCGCTGGCGGAGACCCGCGACAACGACACCGGCAACCACATCCGGCGCACCCAGCACTATGTGCGGGTGCTGGCCCTGGCCCTGCAGCGCCACCCCGACTACGCCGCCGAGCTCAGCGACACCATGGTCGATCTGCTCTACAAATCAGCGCCCCTGCACGACATCGGCAAGGTCGGCATCCCCGACCACATCCTGCTCAAGCCCGGCCCCTTTGTGGACGATGAGTTTGAGCACATGAAGTCCCATGCCCGCCTGGGCCGTGACGCCATCGAGGCGGCGGAACGCCAGTTGGGGCGGCCTGTGCCCTTCCTGCGTGTGGCCAAGGAGATCGCCTATTCGCACCAGGAAAAGTGGGATGGCAGCGGCTACCCCGAGGGCCTGCGGGGAACCGCCATTCCGTTGGGTGCGCGCCTGATGGCGCTGGCCGATGTGTACGACGCCCTGATCAGCCGGCGTTGCTACAAAGCCCCGATGACGCATGCGCAGGCGGCGGCCATCCTGCGAGCCGGGCGCGGCAGCCATTTCGATCCGGCCGTGGTGGACGCCTTTGACGCCACCGAGGCCGAGTTCGAGCGCATTGCGGCGCAGTACTCGGACTGA
- a CDS encoding sensor histidine kinase, translating into MSTKQPPIWRRAWSALRQPSLLMHLVLVQSVFFGLVWLGVVIYILQSNDSQEPEYLTSPQRMLALLALTRSAADNPERVKDLIEEFDAFQRVEDWYADGDEDRLMLVLRRHGKLIYTSDPKAERLPLAPADLAVHHQVFEGIRWAQRHGQDGTTGYQIQLIRNVQHEHLQAQLLALLRTLPWVLLLVPILLAANYWTIRRALRPLNRLVSELDQKPYHDLSALRAQPPQRELKSLSSALNGWLERLRSSQQRERQFAANAAHELRTPLAAISVNTEGLAELDLPERAYPLLQGLGRASERANRLTEQLLSSLRNESLAGDAAQTQLLDLAGLLQLRLADVSLLADRRHIELELQAPPSLSVPGRQELLEAVIDNLVTNAIKYSPAGRRVTVKLSASDHEACLEVLDQGPGIPAEWRERVLERFQRLPGQSGEGAGLGLSIVHGAVLALRGRMTLEDARSGPVDQGETPGLAVRVWLPLSA; encoded by the coding sequence TTGAGCACCAAGCAGCCCCCCATTTGGCGCCGCGCCTGGTCGGCCTTGCGCCAACCCAGCCTGCTGATGCACCTGGTGCTGGTGCAAAGCGTCTTTTTTGGGCTGGTCTGGCTCGGCGTTGTGATCTACATCCTGCAGTCCAACGACAGCCAGGAGCCCGAGTACCTGACCTCGCCACAGCGGATGTTGGCCCTGCTGGCGTTGACGCGCAGCGCCGCCGACAACCCCGAGCGGGTCAAAGACCTGATCGAGGAATTCGACGCTTTTCAACGTGTCGAGGACTGGTACGCCGACGGTGACGAGGACCGCCTGATGCTGGTGCTGCGCCGCCACGGCAAGCTCATCTACACCAGCGACCCCAAAGCCGAGCGCCTGCCACTGGCACCAGCCGATCTGGCGGTGCACCACCAAGTCTTTGAAGGCATCCGCTGGGCCCAGCGGCACGGCCAGGACGGCACGACGGGCTACCAGATCCAACTGATCCGCAATGTGCAGCACGAGCACTTGCAGGCGCAGCTGCTGGCCCTGCTGCGCACCCTGCCCTGGGTGCTGCTCTTGGTGCCCATCTTGCTGGCGGCCAACTACTGGACCATTCGCCGCGCCCTGCGTCCGCTCAACCGCCTGGTCAGCGAACTGGACCAAAAGCCCTACCACGACCTCAGCGCCCTGCGTGCCCAACCGCCACAGCGCGAGCTCAAGTCCCTGAGCAGCGCGCTCAACGGCTGGTTGGAGCGTTTGCGTAGCAGCCAGCAGCGCGAGCGCCAGTTCGCCGCCAATGCCGCCCATGAGCTGCGAACCCCCTTGGCGGCCATCAGCGTCAACACCGAAGGCCTGGCGGAACTGGACCTGCCGGAACGCGCCTACCCCCTGCTGCAGGGCCTGGGCCGTGCGAGTGAGCGCGCCAACCGGCTGACCGAACAGCTACTCAGCAGCTTGCGCAACGAGTCGCTGGCCGGCGATGCCGCCCAGACCCAGTTGTTGGATCTGGCCGGCCTGCTGCAACTGCGTCTGGCCGACGTCAGCCTGCTGGCCGACCGCCGACACATCGAGCTCGAACTGCAGGCCCCGCCCAGTCTGAGCGTGCCGGGGCGCCAGGAGTTGCTGGAGGCGGTGATCGACAACCTGGTGACCAATGCCATCAAGTACAGCCCAGCGGGCCGTCGCGTCACGGTGAAGCTGAGCGCCAGCGACCATGAAGCCTGCCTGGAGGTGCTGGACCAAGGCCCGGGCATTCCGGCCGAGTGGCGCGAGCGGGTGTTGGAGCGTTTCCAGCGTCTGCCCGGCCAGAGTGGCGAGGGGGCCGGCCTGGGCCTGTCCATCGTGCACGGGGCGGTACTGGCGCTGCGCGGACGCATGACGCTCGAAGATGCGCGATCCGGGCCGGTCGATCAGGGCGAGACGCCGGGCTTGGCCGTACGGGTCTGGCTGCCGCTGTCGGCCTGA
- a CDS encoding response regulator encodes MKILLVEDDLDLGQGTSLALQHAGLDVSWVRNLSKAQAQMDAQTFAAIVLDLGLPDGDGLLWLHKLRSLGRTLPVLILSARDSLPDRLRGLDGGADDYLVKPFALDELLSRLRALLRRSGVFRADALACRGLTMDAEARQAELDGKPLTLSPTEFQLLHALLRRVGRVVTRAQLEALALANAEVSSLDMHMSNLRRKLGPGWLRTVRGIGYVIDLEPRTHDAAAD; translated from the coding sequence ATGAAAATTTTGCTGGTGGAAGACGACCTCGATCTGGGCCAGGGCACCAGCCTGGCGCTGCAGCATGCCGGCCTGGATGTGTCCTGGGTGCGCAATCTGTCCAAGGCCCAGGCGCAGATGGACGCCCAGACCTTTGCCGCCATCGTGCTGGACCTGGGCCTGCCCGATGGCGACGGTCTGCTGTGGCTGCACAAGCTGCGCAGCCTGGGCCGCACCCTGCCGGTGTTGATCCTCTCGGCCCGCGACAGCCTGCCCGACCGCCTGCGCGGCCTGGACGGCGGCGCCGACGACTACCTGGTCAAGCCCTTTGCCTTGGACGAACTGCTGTCGCGCCTGCGGGCCCTGCTGCGGCGCAGCGGCGTGTTCCGTGCAGACGCCCTGGCCTGCCGGGGCCTGACCATGGACGCCGAGGCACGCCAGGCCGAGCTCGACGGCAAGCCGCTGACCCTCTCGCCCACCGAGTTCCAGCTGCTGCATGCGCTGCTGCGGCGCGTCGGTCGGGTGGTCACGCGCGCCCAACTGGAAGCCCTGGCCCTGGCCAATGCGGAGGTCAGCTCGCTGGACATGCACATGTCCAATCTGCGCCGCAAACTCGGACCGGGATGGCTGCGCACCGTGCGCGGCATCGGCTATGTGATTGACCTGGAGCCGCGCACTCACGACGCGGCCGCAGATTGA